One segment of Comamonas thiooxydans DNA contains the following:
- a CDS encoding TRAP transporter substrate-binding protein has translation MRIKFAVAGLTAMLLAAGAVQAQDFKPRLVRFGYGLVEDSNQGRAVRMFAKEVEKASGGKMKVRAIGNASLGSDTQMQQALIGGAQEMMVGSTATLVGLSPEMAIWDTPFLFANTKEADAVLDGPVGEKVKATLEPKGMVGLVYWENGFRNLTNNKRPITKLEDLQDVKLRVMQNNVFLDSFKTLGANAVPLPFSELFTALETKAVDGQENPFNTVLSSKFYEVQKYLTVSNHVYSPWIVTVSKKWWDTLSPAEKKVLQDAAIKSREFERKDTREEAAKALAEIKTKGMQVNELPAAEAGRMRDKLGTVNAGIAKSVGQGTWDSVQNAVKQARAK, from the coding sequence CAGGCGCAGGACTTCAAGCCCCGCCTGGTGCGGTTCGGCTACGGCCTGGTGGAAGACTCCAACCAGGGTCGTGCCGTGCGCATGTTCGCCAAGGAAGTGGAAAAGGCCAGCGGCGGCAAGATGAAGGTCCGCGCCATCGGCAACGCCTCCCTGGGCTCGGACACGCAGATGCAGCAGGCCCTGATCGGCGGCGCCCAGGAAATGATGGTCGGCTCCACCGCCACGCTGGTGGGCCTGTCGCCCGAGATGGCGATCTGGGACACTCCATTTCTGTTTGCCAACACCAAGGAGGCCGACGCCGTGCTGGACGGCCCCGTGGGAGAGAAGGTCAAGGCCACTCTGGAGCCCAAGGGCATGGTCGGTCTGGTCTATTGGGAAAACGGCTTTCGCAATCTGACCAACAACAAGCGCCCCATCACCAAGCTGGAAGATCTGCAGGACGTGAAGCTGCGCGTGATGCAGAACAACGTCTTCCTGGACAGCTTCAAGACCCTGGGCGCCAATGCCGTTCCCCTGCCCTTCTCCGAGCTGTTCACGGCGCTGGAAACCAAGGCCGTGGACGGTCAGGAAAACCCCTTCAACACGGTGCTGTCGAGCAAGTTCTATGAAGTGCAGAAGTACCTGACCGTCTCCAACCATGTCTACAGCCCCTGGATCGTGACGGTCAGCAAGAAGTGGTGGGACACCCTGAGCCCTGCCGAGAAGAAGGTGCTGCAGGATGCTGCAATCAAGAGCCGTGAATTCGAGCGCAAGGATACGCGCGAAGAAGCCGCCAAGGCTCTGGCCGAGATCAAGACCAAGGGCATGCAGGTCAACGAACTGCCAGCCGCCGAAGCAGGCCGCATGCGCGACAAGCTCGGCACCGTCAATGCCGGCATTGCCAAGTCCGTGGGTCAAGGCACCTGGGATTCTGTGCAGAACGCCGTCAAGCAAGCTCGCGCCAAATAA
- the eda gene encoding bifunctional 4-hydroxy-2-oxoglutarate aldolase/2-dehydro-3-deoxy-phosphogluconate aldolase, with protein MAAQMTALSIMQDAPVIPVIVLHNAEHAVPMAKALLAGGIRVLEVTLRTPQGLACIEAIAKQLPEAIVGAGTVRNAADAAAAARAGARFAVSPGYTSKLGQACRDLNLPLLPGVATSSEIMMTQEDGFTELKFFPAVQSGGIQMLKAWQGPFGELRFCPTGGISPGNAAEFLALSNVVCVGGSWLVPASAVESGNWSLITELAQATQALRSYRTA; from the coding sequence ATGGCTGCTCAAATGACCGCCTTGTCCATCATGCAGGATGCACCGGTGATTCCGGTCATCGTGCTGCACAACGCAGAGCATGCGGTGCCCATGGCCAAAGCACTGCTGGCGGGCGGCATCAGGGTTCTGGAGGTCACGCTGCGCACGCCTCAGGGTCTGGCCTGCATAGAGGCCATCGCCAAGCAGCTGCCCGAGGCCATCGTCGGTGCGGGCACCGTGCGCAATGCGGCCGATGCCGCTGCGGCTGCTCGGGCTGGCGCAAGGTTTGCCGTCAGTCCCGGCTACACCAGCAAGCTGGGCCAGGCCTGCCGCGATCTGAACCTGCCGCTGCTGCCCGGTGTCGCAACCAGCAGCGAAATCATGATGACTCAGGAAGATGGCTTTACCGAGCTCAAGTTCTTCCCCGCTGTGCAGTCGGGCGGCATCCAGATGCTGAAGGCCTGGCAAGGTCCATTCGGAGAGCTGCGTTTCTGCCCCACGGGCGGCATCTCGCCCGGCAACGCGGCGGAGTTTCTGGCACTGTCCAATGTGGTCTGCGTGGGCGGGTCCTGGCTGGTCCCCGCCAGTGCCGTGGAGAGTGGCAACTGGTCGCTCATCACCGAGCTGGCTCAGGCCACACAGGCGTTGAGAAGCTATCGCACGGCCTGA
- the edd gene encoding phosphogluconate dehydratase, which yields MALHPVLDQVTRRIQERSRASRSDYLAQVDAMAARPPQVRTMGCANVAHAFAALPGTDKIRIVEEKGPNVGIVTAYNDVLSAHAPFAHYPEILKDEARRNGATAQVAGGVPAMCDGVTQGMPGMELSLFSRDTIAMSTAVALTHDTFDAALMLGVCDKIVPGLLIGALHFGHLPMVFVPAGPMTSGLSNSDKAKIREQAAQGLVGRQELLAAENAAYHDQGTCTFYGTANSNQMLLEAMGLHVPGTAFINPADAERELLTREAMRTVLSITRGRRFAPIGHVVDERCIVNAMVALLATGGSTNHLIHWVAVARAAGIIIDWDDFEQLSAVVPLLARVYPNGSADVNQFQAAGGPGYVIAQLLQADLMHGDVLTVRPEGLAAFGRIPRVENHQLQWRDAGSSGDDTVLRPASRPFSPTGGLKLLKGNLGRSVIKISAVPEDRHALRAPAWVFDSQDELQAAFKSGALEQACQTNGFNGVVCVVRWQGPQANGMPELHKLTPPLAVLQGKGYVVALVTDGRMSGASGKVPAAIHVSPEALAGGPLAKVQSGDVIVLDAPTGLLQAELTDAEWEARPLAIMPAELQQANHRGLGRELFAGFRRNALSAEEGACTWLLK from the coding sequence ATGGCACTTCACCCCGTTCTGGACCAGGTGACGCGGCGCATCCAGGAGCGCAGCCGCGCCAGCCGCTCCGACTATCTGGCACAGGTCGATGCCATGGCCGCGCGCCCTCCGCAAGTACGCACCATGGGCTGCGCCAATGTGGCCCACGCCTTTGCGGCTCTGCCCGGCACGGACAAGATTCGCATCGTTGAGGAAAAAGGCCCCAATGTCGGCATCGTCACGGCCTACAACGATGTGCTCTCCGCCCATGCGCCGTTTGCGCACTACCCCGAGATTCTGAAAGACGAGGCCAGACGCAACGGCGCCACGGCCCAGGTCGCCGGCGGTGTGCCCGCCATGTGCGATGGCGTGACCCAGGGCATGCCGGGCATGGAGCTGAGCCTGTTCAGCCGCGACACGATTGCCATGTCCACCGCCGTGGCTCTCACGCATGACACTTTCGATGCGGCCCTGATGCTGGGCGTCTGCGACAAGATCGTTCCCGGCCTGCTCATCGGTGCCCTGCACTTCGGCCACCTGCCCATGGTGTTCGTGCCTGCCGGCCCCATGACTTCGGGCCTGTCCAACAGCGACAAGGCCAAGATACGCGAGCAGGCGGCGCAGGGCCTGGTGGGCCGGCAGGAACTGCTGGCCGCAGAAAACGCGGCCTACCATGACCAGGGCACCTGCACCTTCTACGGCACGGCCAACAGCAATCAGATGCTGCTGGAAGCCATGGGCCTGCATGTTCCCGGCACAGCCTTCATCAACCCCGCCGACGCGGAGCGCGAACTGCTTACACGCGAAGCCATGCGTACCGTGCTGTCCATCACCCGGGGCCGCCGCTTTGCCCCCATCGGCCATGTCGTGGACGAGCGCTGCATCGTCAACGCCATGGTGGCCCTGCTGGCCACCGGCGGCTCCACCAATCACCTGATCCACTGGGTCGCCGTGGCCCGTGCCGCCGGCATCATCATCGACTGGGATGATTTCGAGCAGCTGTCTGCGGTGGTTCCGCTGCTGGCCCGCGTCTACCCCAATGGCAGCGCCGATGTGAATCAGTTCCAGGCTGCAGGCGGCCCCGGCTATGTGATCGCCCAGTTGCTGCAGGCCGACCTCATGCATGGCGACGTGCTCACGGTGAGGCCCGAAGGGCTGGCCGCCTTCGGGCGCATCCCCCGTGTCGAAAACCATCAGCTGCAATGGCGGGATGCGGGCAGCTCCGGCGATGACACCGTGCTGCGCCCTGCCAGCCGTCCATTCAGCCCTACGGGCGGCTTGAAACTGCTCAAAGGCAATCTGGGCCGCAGTGTCATCAAGATCAGCGCCGTACCTGAAGATCGCCACGCACTGCGGGCACCGGCATGGGTCTTTGATTCTCAGGATGAGCTGCAGGCGGCCTTCAAATCCGGTGCGCTGGAGCAGGCCTGCCAGACCAATGGCTTCAATGGCGTCGTCTGTGTGGTGCGCTGGCAGGGTCCGCAGGCCAATGGCATGCCCGAGCTGCACAAGCTCACCCCTCCGCTGGCCGTTCTGCAAGGCAAGGGCTATGTCGTGGCCCTGGTCACCGATGGCCGCATGAGCGGCGCATCGGGCAAGGTTCCTGCCGCCATCCATGTCAGTCCCGAAGCACTGGCAGGCGGCCCGCTGGCCAAGGTGCAAAGCGGCGACGTCATCGTGCTCGATGCCCCCACCGGCCTGCTGCAGGCCGAGCTGACGGATGCCGAATGGGAAGCCAGGCCGCTGGCCATCATGCCCGCCGAGCTGCAGCAGGCCAATCACCGCGGCCTGGGCCGTGAACTGTTTGCCGGATTCCGGCGCAATGCGCTGAGCGCAGAAGAAGGAGCTTGCACATGGCTGCTCAAATGA
- the cydB gene encoding cytochrome d ubiquinol oxidase subunit II — MILHELISYDVLRLIWWLLLGVLLVGFAVTDGFDLGAMGLLRATAKTDVERRTAINSVGPVWEGNQVWLILGGGAIFAAWPQLYAVSFSGFYLAMFAVLVPLILRPVAFKFRSKHEDEAWRNRWDWVLCITGLVPALLFGVAVGNVILGVPFRLGDDMRIYYDGSFFGLLTPFALLCGLVSLSMLLMHGAAWLMFKTDGEVASRAARYGTWFAVLTTVLFAAAGLWLATGINGYVITSEINPVGPSNPLNKTAAVAAGAWMANFKSYPWLWLVPGIGLLMPLIVAIGLRSRREWLALLASGLAIAGIILTVGAAMFPMILPSSIDPRFSLTVWDSSSSHVVLFIMLVCVLIFLPLILAYTSWVYSVLRGKVDVKAIVTGQGHSY; from the coding sequence ATGATCTTGCATGAACTGATTTCATATGACGTGCTGCGCCTCATCTGGTGGCTGCTGCTCGGCGTGCTGTTGGTGGGCTTTGCCGTCACCGATGGCTTTGACCTCGGCGCCATGGGCCTGCTGCGCGCCACGGCCAAGACCGATGTCGAGCGCCGCACGGCCATCAACTCCGTCGGCCCCGTGTGGGAAGGCAATCAGGTGTGGCTGATTCTGGGCGGCGGCGCCATCTTCGCGGCCTGGCCCCAGCTTTACGCCGTGTCCTTTTCGGGCTTTTACCTGGCCATGTTTGCCGTGCTGGTGCCGCTGATCCTGCGCCCCGTGGCGTTCAAGTTCCGCAGCAAACATGAAGATGAGGCCTGGCGCAACCGTTGGGACTGGGTGCTGTGCATCACGGGTCTGGTGCCTGCACTGCTGTTCGGCGTGGCCGTGGGCAATGTGATTCTCGGCGTGCCGTTTCGTCTGGGTGACGATATGCGCATTTACTACGACGGCAGCTTCTTCGGTCTGCTCACGCCTTTTGCACTGCTGTGCGGTCTGGTCTCGCTGTCCATGCTGCTCATGCATGGTGCGGCCTGGCTGATGTTCAAGACCGATGGAGAAGTCGCCAGCCGCGCGGCCAGGTACGGCACATGGTTTGCCGTATTGACCACCGTGCTGTTTGCGGCCGCCGGCCTGTGGCTGGCCACGGGCATCAACGGCTATGTGATTACCAGCGAGATCAACCCCGTCGGTCCCTCCAACCCCTTGAACAAGACCGCAGCCGTGGCTGCCGGTGCATGGATGGCCAACTTCAAGTCCTATCCCTGGCTCTGGCTGGTGCCCGGTATCGGTCTGCTCATGCCGCTGATCGTGGCCATCGGCCTGCGCAGCCGTCGCGAGTGGCTGGCGCTGCTGGCAAGCGGCCTGGCTATCGCGGGCATCATCCTGACCGTGGGCGCTGCCATGTTCCCCATGATCCTGCCCTCCAGCATCGATCCACGCTTCAGCCTGACGGTCTGGGACTCGTCTTCCAGTCATGTCGTGCTCTTCATCATGCTGGTGTGCGTGCTGATCTTCCTGCCCTTGATCCTGGCCTACACCAGCTGGGTGTACTCGGTGCTGCGAGGCAAGGTGGACGTGAAAGCCATCGTGACCGGCCAGGGTCACTCGTATTGA
- the cydX gene encoding cytochrome bd-I oxidase subunit CydX encodes MWYFAWLLGLPLAAAFAVLNAIWFELMDDEATRRKLLERTKSLPDA; translated from the coding sequence ATGTGGTATTTCGCCTGGTTGCTGGGTCTGCCGCTGGCAGCAGCCTTTGCCGTGCTCAATGCGATCTGGTTCGAGCTGATGGATGACGAGGCAACGCGTCGCAAGCTGCTGGAGCGAACCAAGTCGCTGCCGGATGCCTGA